The genomic stretch ACAaggagaaaatgaagtcaaagaaTACAGGCacattgaaaatgaagagaatcaagaagttctaAAGCAtactgaagaattggaatcTGAAGGGCCTataaaggaagaagtttctcttACTCCTGATGAGAAACAACAAGTCAAGACGCCATTGAAAACTACGTTAGTATCATTATTCTGGATATATGTCAATTAGTCATGTCTTGCAGATTGTTAGTTTATATACTATAACATGTCGAGAATATTGTAGACTAGTTCGAGTTTATCATTAAGGCTGCCGAGCTGTTCAGTATTAGAAGAGATGCTTTGCAAGTGGCTGTGTAACGACTGTAGCAACTCTTTTGTTgcgtcgtcttcgtcggGATTAAACAGAGACTTCGTATCAGTCTTAGAAGTCAATTTGATATTATCCGAAGAACCGTTGCGTGCATCAAGTCCTAGACTTTCTCTAATATTGGTTATATCTTTGTTGACATCTTTAGCGTGGGATGCAGTTGTCTttctgaattcttcaagatattcaaGATCCAGTTGGTATGCTACCTCCATGCCCTGGTAATGTTTCTGCAAATCCAGCAACTGCTTGAGTTCTGCATTGAGATATGTCTCCAAGAAAGTTTTTCTACGCGATAGTTGATCATAGCTGAGAATATCGCTGATTTCGTTCGACTTATTGGTAGCCATAGATGAAGGTGCCGGCACTTTTGTCACTTCCAAGCGAGAACGAAATGACTTAGAATCCAGGACATTCAACCAAGTTTTTGCTATAACCTTTTGAGTCTCTATCATCTTCTTATTGAACTTACCTGAACCAGCAGTATTGCCATATCTCTCAATTGTCATTGTTAAAGCTATATTCAATAGCCTGTCTATAGAGTCTAAAGTCTGGGGATCCAATGGCTCCCAGAGTCGATCGATCAATTTTCCAGGAACTCTTTTTTTTGAGGTTTCCattgtcaaagttgaaggatCCACTATCTTGAACTCGTCAAGAAAGGTTATTTTTCTCTTGCGCTGTCTTGtttgttcttctg from Scheffersomyces stipitis CBS 6054 chromosome 2, complete sequence encodes the following:
- a CDS encoding predicted protein, producing RKRKITFLDEFKIVDPSTLTMETSKKRVPGKLIDRLWEPLDPQTLDSIDRLLNIALTMTIERYGNTAETQKVIAKTWLNVSDSKSFRSRLEVTKVPAPSSMATNKSNEISDILSYDQLSRRKTFLETYLNAELKQLSDLQKHYQGMEVAYQSDLEYLEEFRKTTASHAKDVNKDITNIRESLGLDARNGSSDNIKLTSKTDTKSSFNPDEDDATKELLQSLHSHLQSISSNTEQLGSLNDKLELVYNILDML